A genome region from Schlesneria paludicola DSM 18645 includes the following:
- a CDS encoding DUF885 domain-containing protein, with protein sequence MSVELGFVVRTLLLSVIIGSAASVTFAQSATERLQALFDDEWQYQLRESPIEASYLGDKRYNDKWPDVSLGAIKARHEHQRTVLSHLATIDSSKLSDSDRLNVDLFRRQLTIELDEIPFQWYLVPLNQREGIQDESSVADAMSFQSVKDFEDWLARLRSFPEYMDQTIALMRAGIAAGMVQPQVVMKRLPAQIKRQIVEEPTASLYYKPFKSFPSEIAIADRERLQREAQAVIRERIVPSYRKFFGFFEREYYPSCLRGIGASQWPQGTEFYAFLARKYTTTNLSPQQIHEIGLAEVKRIRIEMERIKNEVGFNGSLTDFFEHLRTAPQFHFTDPNDLMKAYVTFCQRIDPQLPRIFKTLPRIPYQLDAIPAQMAADTTTAYYRPPSADGSRPGTFFVNLYKPETRPKYEIAALSLHEAVPGHHLQIALATEMGNVPEFRKHSHFTSYVEGWGLYSESLGDEMGLYDDPYAKFGQLTYEVWRSVRLVVDTGMHSMKWTREEAIQYFKENAAKTELDIVNEIDRYIAWPGQALAYKIGELKIKELRQRARTKLGDQFDLRQFHDVVLRNGAVPLDILEQLVNDWIAHVK encoded by the coding sequence ATGAGTGTTGAGTTAGGATTCGTTGTTCGAACTCTGCTGCTGTCGGTGATCATTGGGTCCGCGGCATCGGTGACATTCGCCCAATCCGCGACCGAACGACTACAGGCATTGTTTGATGACGAATGGCAGTACCAACTCCGCGAATCACCGATTGAAGCATCGTACCTGGGCGACAAACGGTACAACGACAAATGGCCCGATGTCAGCCTGGGGGCGATCAAGGCACGGCACGAACACCAGCGTACTGTTCTCTCCCATCTTGCGACGATCGATTCGTCGAAGCTGTCGGACAGCGACCGATTGAATGTCGATCTGTTTCGTCGTCAGTTGACTATCGAACTCGACGAGATTCCATTTCAGTGGTACCTGGTGCCGCTCAATCAGCGTGAAGGCATTCAAGACGAAAGCTCCGTCGCCGATGCCATGTCGTTTCAGTCCGTGAAGGATTTTGAAGATTGGCTCGCACGACTGCGTTCGTTTCCCGAATACATGGACCAGACCATTGCGTTGATGCGAGCGGGAATTGCTGCAGGCATGGTCCAGCCTCAAGTCGTCATGAAACGACTTCCTGCACAGATCAAGCGTCAGATCGTCGAAGAGCCCACGGCCAGTTTGTATTACAAGCCCTTCAAGTCCTTCCCGTCCGAAATTGCGATTGCAGACCGCGAACGCTTGCAGCGAGAAGCGCAGGCCGTCATTCGCGAACGAATTGTTCCGTCCTATCGAAAGTTCTTCGGCTTCTTCGAGCGTGAGTATTATCCCTCGTGTCTGCGCGGCATCGGAGCCTCGCAATGGCCGCAGGGCACCGAGTTCTACGCGTTTTTGGCCAGGAAATATACGACGACGAATTTGTCACCCCAGCAGATTCACGAGATCGGATTGGCGGAGGTGAAGCGGATTCGAATCGAGATGGAACGAATCAAAAATGAGGTGGGATTCAACGGCTCACTGACGGATTTTTTCGAACACCTGCGAACTGCACCCCAGTTTCACTTCACCGATCCCAACGACCTGATGAAGGCGTATGTGACATTCTGCCAGCGGATCGATCCCCAGCTTCCTCGAATCTTCAAAACGCTGCCGCGCATTCCGTATCAACTGGATGCGATTCCCGCGCAGATGGCCGCCGACACCACGACCGCGTACTACCGCCCCCCATCGGCGGATGGATCACGTCCGGGTACTTTCTTCGTGAACCTCTATAAGCCAGAAACGCGACCCAAATACGAGATCGCCGCGTTGTCATTGCATGAAGCCGTACCAGGACATCATCTGCAAATCGCTCTGGCGACAGAAATGGGGAACGTTCCCGAGTTTCGCAAACACTCGCATTTCACTTCGTATGTGGAAGGGTGGGGACTTTACAGCGAAAGCCTGGGTGACGAGATGGGGTTGTACGACGATCCCTATGCGAAATTCGGGCAATTGACGTATGAAGTGTGGCGTTCCGTCCGGTTGGTTGTCGACACCGGAATGCACTCGATGAAATGGACACGTGAGGAAGCGATTCAGTATTTCAAAGAGAATGCCGCCAAGACGGAACTGGATATCGTCAACGAAATCGACCGCTATATCGCCTGGCCCGGACAAGCCTTGGCGTAC